The following proteins are co-located in the Oncorhynchus gorbuscha isolate QuinsamMale2020 ecotype Even-year linkage group LG22, OgorEven_v1.0, whole genome shotgun sequence genome:
- the LOC124009441 gene encoding uncharacterized protein in mobD 3'region-like, whose amino-acid sequence MPDHIKVFCTTSNIPNFRTDFELTDFDLADFDLADFDLADFDLIDFKLTDFNLVDFNLIDFNLIDFNLIDFNLADFDLIDFDLIDFDLIDFNLIDFKLTDFNLTDFNLIDFDLIDFDLADFKLIDFKLTDFKLADFKLTDFNLVDFNLIDFNLIDFNLIDFNLIDFNLIDFDLIGFNFIDFDLADFDLADFDLADFDLADFNLADFNLIDFDLIDFNLTDFDLIDFDLIDFNLTDFKITDFNLTDLSTHSLDASQMYVDTPSN is encoded by the exons atgccaGATCATATAAAAG TTTTTTGTACGACGTCCAACATTCCCAATTTCCGCACTGACTTCGAACTCACTGACTTCGACCTCGCTGACTTCGACCTCGCTGACTTCGACCTCGCTGACTTCGACCTCATTGACTTCAAACTCACTGACTTTAACCTCGTTGACTTCAACCTCATTGACTTCAACCTCATTGACTTCAACCTCATTGACTTCAACCTCGCTGACTTCGACCTCATTGACTTCGACCTCATTGACTTCGACCTCATTGACTTCAACCTCATTGACTTCAAACTCACTGACTTCAACCTCACTGACTTCAACCTCATTGACTTCGACCTCATTGACTTCGACCTCGCTGACTTCAAACTCATTGACTTCAAACTCACTGACTTCAAACTCGCTGACTTCAAACTCACTGACTTTAACCTCGTTGACTTCAACCTCATTGACTTCAACCTCATTGACTTCAACCTCATTGACTTCAACCTCATTGACTTCAACCTCATTGACTTCGACCTCATTGGCTTCAACTTCATTGACTTCGACCTCGCTGACTTCGACCTCGCTGACTTCGACCTCGCTGACTTCGACCTCGCTGACTTCAACCTCGCTGACTTCAACCTCATTGACTTCGACCTCATTGACTTCAACCTCACTGACTTCGACCTCATTGACTTCGACCTCATTGACTTCAACCTCACTGACTTCAAAATCACTGACTTCAACCTCACTGACCTGTCCACCCACTCtctggatgcgtcccaaatg tatgtggacacaccttcaaactAG